The nucleotide window GGAACCATCTCGTTGTCATCCTGAGTGCCTCTTTTGTTGCCGGAATCTGCTATCTCTTctcacagctggggcagctgttGGCAGCAGGAGCAAACACCCTTTACACTGCAGTGTTTCTCCAAGGCAGCAGGAGAGCTCTGGGGACGTCTGCATGTAAGAGTGCACACTATCGCCAGCCTAACTTGGTATCAGATATCTGGACAAGCAGCTCAGGTTCCAGCTGGCACAAGGCTGCACGCCAGAACTGTCTGGTAAGTCTGTTACACACAGATAACTCTGTGAAAATTGGTCCGTATAAGAATGTATCATCTAGGCAACATCTGGAAAGAGGTTTAGGATTTTCACATCTGAAGACAAACATCTCAGTATCAACAACATCAAAGTTTTGCTTAGCACAACCTGCCTTGTACTACACCTTGTGGCAGAGGATTATGTCCCAGGCACGAGTTCTGGTTCCCTGCTGAGATCAGACTGCCTGAGTAGCAAAGACCTGGTTGGCAGGAGATTAAAAACAGTCTCTCCCCAGAGTACTCAAACCCCACTGTTCTAAAGGCGGGTATTTCACCAGCTAGTATGGAGATCCAATTTCTATCAGACTTTACacacagcaggcaggcagagaaagcTGTGAAACAGAGAAGATTCCCCATTgctatgtgggttttttcatttacataaagCTTATTTAGCTTGTACTAGCAGAGCCTGTGGATATTACACCCCATAGAAAAAGAGAATATGCATTGCTTTGTATGGGCTCTGAACTCATCCAATAGTCCTGTTCTCTTGGGaaacttcttttgctttcttaagcCTCTATTCTGTCCCATCCCTCCATGGGTttgattggtttggggtttgtttgtttgggttttttaaagaaacactgaaCAGATGCATGGTTCATCTGGCAACCAGTTTTTAATAGAAACATATAATACACCTTCTCACATAACTATTTTATACAACAGACACATAAACACTTATAATACTCAAACCTATGTAATGTTCCAAAGCGCCAGTTCTGTTTaaacagtgcaagaaaaaaaacaatcatGGGCACAGGAAGAATGGAAATGTGAAGTTTCTAAAACATAAATCATCAGACTATTTCTCTTGTGCCCTTACAACTCACTTAAATACTGTCTGCCTCAACACGTGAACAAGTTGTGTTCCTACACCACAGCTGCAGGGGCAGAGACAACACACATTCATTAATAAATAGTGTACTGCCAGCAACAGAGGTCATTCTGAGAGGGATCCGACTGCAATCCCACCATATATAGAAGGGATCACACAACCTTCTCTGGAATCCAAGCTAAGTCAGCTTTGGAAATGATTATCTGATAGGATCATTAGTGTTGAATTGCTGGCATGATGCAGGTAGGTAATTAAGCACCTGTGCCTAAATCTTTTATttggtttactttgcattttagGTTGTACAGTGACTGTTTGTTGTTAATTAGGAGCATGCAACCTCAAGGACAATCTAAACTTCAAGTCCACACACTTGTTTTTCTTGACTTGTTACAGCTATCAAGAAGTAACTTCAGTAAATCACTTTAGGAACAGAATGTTTTTGAAGAGGGGAAAAGGGTGAACAATGGGAAGGATCAGAGCTGAGAAATAGTCTTGTGCCTGCCTAGGTGATACAGCTTTCAGAAGACAGTGAAACAGAACTTCAGGCTTTTCCTTCCCCCATATATGAGAGACctgacacaaaaaaataatacagaaaaaaaaaccaaaccaaacttgcATCACAAAACTCACTCTCCCCAGCTCACATGCAGAGAAATTTTTGGATTTGCAGCACTAAGAGTTAATGAAACACAGTGCAGTTTAGATTGTCTATTTCTTAAACTCAAAGGAGCCAAGGCTAACTCATTGCTACTCTACTGCAACAACAAAGAGCCTCCTCATTCTCCATGAAGTGGTATGGAAGAactttcccaaaggaaaagctAACACTGCTTTAGGCCTGAATCcagattttaataaataaataaataaataaaaatcagtagaCTTTAAAACACCAGCACACTGCAATAAATTCTCTAGTTCTTCCTTTGTTACTTGATCAAGCAGGAGTATAGGGCATAAAAGCCACTGAAGCGTTCCTGCATTTCAGATTTTTGGTGAGGACATTACTTAATTCAAGATCTATCTCCTCGCATTCTTTGCTCGCTTGCCTCATTTTTAAGAGCCTACGTTTCTGTCTGCACATGTTGCACACTACTTTGGCATTGCTACATCAGAAACTAAAATATTCATGAAGCACCTTGCAGTTAACACCATACACAGCCCTTGACTGCCACAGCCCAGGATGATCAACAGATCCAACTCATACACCAGATTAAGAAAGGCCCAAATAAATTCAGGCTCCCAGTACAATATGTTGGTTTGACCCCATGCATAGAGGAATAAAAGACAAATGATGTAACTCATGTAATTGCCACCTCAGTCTGCCAGGTCAGCAATCCTAGACTTGGTTCTCCAGCTCTCTGTGCCAGTAGTGCTCAGGGTAAGAAACAGCAGGATGTGCAGTTACCACTGTTCCATGCACTCTCACGAGTACAGGTCACTAAGAGTAGGAGGGACAGTGAAAGAAAGGAACAGTTCTTAATATTTAGGATTTGGCAAATTATGTGCCCACATGCCTGAcagtgagaagcagcagagggaatCTGACAGCTTGTCAGTCACAAGGTGCAATGATTTGATGCAGTGCTCTATTATTAACatgcagacacatgcacacaggaCCCTCCACCACCATTCTTGAAGACTCCTGCACTGTGTAGCATCAGTCTCCCCTTGCAGATGGGCTGATACTCGAAACAGCCAACACCTTCCAAGCCTCCAGCCCATCCCGCTACACTTTACTCAGACTTAATTTTCACATCAGTTATCAAACCTTCTTGGACTTGGAATCTGGTAGAGAACATCTTTTACAATCCATGTCCCCTCTACTCTTGTGCTCAGGAGGttgccagggcaggcagggattaTGCAAATTACACCCTAAATTTTATGAACAATAGGCAGGTAGTACTGGTTGTTCGTACAGCTAGCGTCATGTCTTCATATTTAGAGACATCTGCTGTGTTTCTAAAGTGAATTGTAATATCCCtagataaatatttaagaaaataaaagccaaagctATGTTTTCTGCAAGGCACACTACAGAACAGGAGACACACTTCCATGCCCAGCTTTGTGGCAACGGTAACAGAGCTGCAAGAGTCCCAACCCAGACAGCCAGCACAAAGGCACAAGTGAAGAGGGCAGCAGGCTGTACCCAAGTTTGGACAGCACATGCTATGAGGTCTGTGTAACGAAGTAGGAATGAGGAAGAAGGCACAATGgatgaaaaaagtgtatttatctCTAAGCCTAAACTCAGGAATACTGAAATATGGACTACCTGCTACCAGAAAATGATCAGCTGGGAAACTGTGAAGGGTCTGTATAGAGATCAAAGAGAATTAAAGTTCCCTACCAAACACTCACAGGTTGCGAACTTTGGAGAAAGCTCACAGAAAAGAGTAGCCTTTTCTTTCCAAACCCAAAGATATTCCACATGCAATCAGCAGCAGCTTTTAAGGGAAATCTGAAGTGTCAGTATCTATATCTGCTTCCATAATACATTTATGCATTATGACCTATGACGCTAAAAACTACACCTAAGGACCAGCTCGCACCGAGGGTGTTGATCAGGGATTAACAAATGAATAAGAGGGAGCAAGTAAGTCTCTAGTACAACTggatgaaacaaaaatacttgaGTGTTCCTGATATAGTCAGACCAGCAGGAAAAAGTCAGAGAACGAGTAGAACTTTGGTAGCAATCAACTCTAAAGTGCCTTACGTTTCTTAATTCCTGTGCAAACACTGCTGTAGAGGCAGAAGCACATTTCAAGAGTGGCAAGATGCCCAGTTACATAGTAACACATGACACAGCAAGGAGGTTCCAGTTACCTTCTCTGCTATCATGTACAGTACAAAAGTGATGACAGAGACCATGTTCCTAGCTTTCCTTCAGCACTTCATTTCTCTTCCATGCACTCCTGCAATACAAGCATTAAGAGACACATCCAGTCTCCCACTGTGGTCTGCAACATTCCCCTGTGAGAACAAAGCATATGAGGAAGGAGGATCTACATCAGACAGTGGGTCATTGTGGCCTTACTGGCCCGACCAGCAAGAAACAGGCTGGCAGGTTCCGCAATCACTGTTTTCTCCTCAAACACTTTTGCTCAGCAAAGCCTCACTGCATAAAGGCGGTGAGCACAGAGCTATTTTTAACAGGGTTTTTTCTCTCAGCAGAGTTACCGGGCTGTGGAAACCCCGCCATTTCCCACGGCAGTCTGCGAGTGCAGTCCTTCTGGAATGCATTGATCAAATGACGCAAAGATCTGATCCTTCTTTCCCCTACTTGCCAAAAGGCCTAATCCCCTGTCTCAGAAGGGCTTTCTTCCCTGTGGTTGAGCAAGGCTTATTCCTCTGTGGAACTGGGAACTTCCTAGTGCCAGTTGATCACAACAAGCAGGAGAAGGGAGTAAAGCTGGTCATTTCTTGTGCAAGTCAGTCAAGATTTCAAGCCCATTTTTTCCATCATCTGTTCATACACCGTCCATGCCATTGCTGCCATCAGAGTCCGCCTGAGGGCACGAGGCACGCCACCTCGGAAGAAGCCGACCAACCCGAAGTCCTGCAACAGGAGAGAAACAAACAGCAATCCATCACAATCTGCCTCTAGTGTTTGAATTTCTCAGCATTTATTGTATGGAACAGAACAGGATATATTTCTGCTCAGACTCAGATCAGTTTCCGAAAGACCCAGTCTTAAATAGCATTTAATGCTTAGGAAGAACCTGTAGCACTGTGCAATTGCAGGGCTACCCAAGAAAGCAAGAAGAGCAGTGCATGGAGAAAGAAATGCCAGGATGGAGACAATGGATGGGGAAAGCCACACTCAAGGCCAACAAAGAGAAGGTGAGGGTGTAATGCTTCAAGACACTTTGTTTTAGAGCTTCATATTTACAAAAGTCACTTAGCTATTCTGTAAAAACTGAGATCTGTAagtactgaagtaaaaaaaacaacattctGATATGAGAAAAACGTACCATGCACAAATAAACAGATTCCTGTTTAGGAACAGAGTTCAACAAGGAAACAAAGCAAGATGGAAACCTGCCAAGATCCACCCTTCTGAGGGCAGGAAGGGAAAGGTGGGCTTTCAGCACATCTCCATCCCATTCCTGAGATACAGATCCgtgtatttatttatcttttagtGTCCAAAGGGCAAAGAATTGTTTTGTAGCTGGTTTGTATCCGAAACCGGCATTTCGCACTACACACTAAAGAAACGCTTTGCCCCAGAGTGGTCATCACAGATGTGCCTACACCAATAaaccacaggcagcagcagctctaagCACAGCTCCTCCAAGCCTACATACTAAGCTAAGCTGAAATGAAGTTAAGATGAAATAAGCCAAGTGCTTTCTGTCACTACCAGTGTAAGAATCAATACATAACAGACAGAACTGAAGTCATTCACCAGCCTGAAACATGAAGCAGGTCTGTGTGGAGAAATGCTTGCTGGAATATGCCCACCTTTGTGCTCCGGTACTCTGAGCTTGCTCTCCAAGTCCCCATCATCTGTAGTTTTGTGAAAATAGATAGAGGGCTGAGGAATGGCAAGAATAATCAGGGAGCAAGTTCACTGCCTTGTAATCCATTCAAGAGGAGCAAGAAACACATCTGAGTAGTGACAATGGCCCCTCTAATtacaaggaaaagcaagaaatggACTGAAGCTTCCGACTGCTTTCAGACCATCAACCAGAGTACTTTCCAGTTATTACTGAACAGCTCTGTGCTAAACCAGTGGCAAGAGATTCAGCCTCAGTCTCCCACTGCATGACCCACTTCAGTTTCTGAAAATGCTGACACTGATTAGCCTGACTGCAAGAGCACATCAAGCAGTCACATCTGTTCACCTCCTTTAAAAGGCAACAACTTTCTTCACATagctgtgctgctggcaaggAGATCAGAAGTGAGGCTGTGATTGTGCGTATTAGAAGGGATTCACCTCACCTTGTAGATGAAGGCAATGGCCTGGCTTGTCCTGCGGTACTTTTGGGGGGATAGCTGCATGTGCGTTTTGATGACATCAGCAGGCTGCGTTGCCAGTGAGGCCAAGATTCCCGCAAAGATCCCGCAGCCAAAATTCAAGAAGGGCACGAGCACTGGATCCAGCTGGTCTGCAACAAAGCAAAGGGAATGCACTCAGACACGTAACAGGCCAGGAACACTTGTACTGCATGACAAATTTAAAAGCTACTGAATGATTAAATCAACGTCGGAATCTAAGAGAAGTTAAAATCCATGCAGAATAGAGAAATCTTTCAAAGGGAAAAGTGGCTACTAGTCAAAAGTTAGCACTATTAAAAAGCCTCACTTGCCTGGGAACTGAATTTGACAGGAACTCAGAACAGGAAAGATTACGCAAGTGTTGCCCCAACCAGTTCTAGCAGCAGAGAAGCCCCAGTTTAGTGGAAACTGATCAGTATACAAGACAACCAGCAGCAAAAAGCACCGCTGAAGACATCCTCTCTTTCAACTGTTCACTAACCCACCTTATGCATCAGCCTTCATAAAGAGAATCAAGCAGTTTAGGGCCAATTTCCATTTCTACCCTGACCTACGCTATAGGTCTACAGTTCTCCACAGGAAAATGTGAATGATCCACCTAAAGCCCTACAAGAGACTAATTTAACTACTGAGGTAGAGAGTAATAAGTAGAGCATGCAGGCAGTCAAGTGCAGGGAAAGATgtgagaagagaaacattttcctCCAACATTCAGCCTTACCCTGAGGTGTGAGCTTTTTGGTCTGTGTGTAGAACATCAGGTAGATGCCAGAGAAGGGTGCATCCCGCAGCAGCGTTGCGGTGAGCCCACTGAACATCCCACGAGCCCCTTCTGTCTGATAGATATTCTTCAGAGCTCCATATACACTCCCATAGTCAAATCTTCCACTCTGCAAGAGTAGACAATGGTCAGCCATCCATGTGCCAGGCACAGGCCAAGGAGCCCTACGCACACCCTGAGGCCACAGCATCCAAACAACCGGTAGTATGCACTCAATGTGATGGCTGAGATGGCACCACAGAGGATAGCCCAAGGCAAAAAGTTGGTTTCACCTACCTCAGCCTTTGAAACAATCCTTCAGGAAGGTAGAACATGAAACATGCTACACAAATGTTGTATGCAAATGAAACTTAAAAATCTCGGTGAATTCTGTTTCATCTTACACTTCTTGCCTAACTATCAGTGTGTGGCATTTCCTGCACAATGTGTGAACTAGGATGAAATCAGGACTACATCCCTGGCTGCACCCAAGTGGTAGCAACCTTCTCCAGTCAGAATTTCTCTTCCTTCACAAGGAAGGCATGTGACATCATTAACAGGGAACTAATTAGAAAGTCATACTCACCTCATATCGGGTCTTCACTACAGTCACTGGCAACATGCAAATCCCAGAAACCGCACGTGCGGTGGCACCCAGAAAGACAGACTCCAGGGCTGTGGGTGAACGGTCCACTAGAAACTTTTGCTTCATCATGTACAAAGTGCTGAAGTAAATCCCAACCCCAGGAATACACCTTGCAAAGGACTTCAGAGGAAACAGaagcagatgaagaaagaaaaagtatacaTAAGACAAAATGTACTACACACCATTTCAGAGACTGTTAAACTTG belongs to Accipiter gentilis chromosome 14, bAccGen1.1, whole genome shotgun sequence and includes:
- the SLC25A38 gene encoding mitochondrial glycine transporter isoform X3, producing the protein MHPVLKAFVCGSISGTCSTLIFQPLDLLKTRLQTLQPAVNGSGRAGMVTLLFRVVRTESLLGLWKGVSPSFARCIPGVGIYFSTLYMMKQKFLVDRSPTALESVFLGATARAVSGICMLPVTVVKTRYESGRFDYGSVYGALKNIYQTEGARGMFSGLTATLLRDAPFSGIYLMFYTQTKKLTPQDQLDPVLVPFLNFGCGIFAGILASLATQPADVIKTHMQLSPQKYRRTSQAIAFIYKDFGLVGFFRGGVPRALRRTLMAAMAWTVYEQMMEKMGLKS
- the SLC25A38 gene encoding mitochondrial glycine transporter isoform X2, with protein sequence MPGREAEMHPVLKAFVCGSISGTCSTLIFQPLDLLKTRLQTLQPAVNGSGRAGMVTLLFRVVRTESLLGLWKGVSPSFARCIPGVGIYFSTLYMMKQKFLVDRSPTALESVFLGATARAVSGICMLPVTVVKTRYESGRFDYGSVYGALKNIYQTEGARGMFSGLTATLLRDAPFSGIYLMFYTQTKKLTPQDQLDPVLVPFLNFGCGIFAGILASLATQPADVIKTHMQLSPQKYRRTSQAIAFIYKDFGLVGFFRGGVPRALRRTLMAAMAWTVYEQMMEKMGLKS
- the SLC25A38 gene encoding mitochondrial glycine transporter isoform X1, which gives rise to MRCLDVPPLTRPGHGKLAGEILRKAVHQSHCPLLPAASCFAFDKKCLGLQRQQRCPVSGPTQIGKRRASFWRLTPSMLWKPSLPLLRAQDVEDQVETLVMHPVLKAFVCGSISGTCSTLIFQPLDLLKTRLQTLQPAVNGSGRAGMVTLLFRVVRTESLLGLWKGVSPSFARCIPGVGIYFSTLYMMKQKFLVDRSPTALESVFLGATARAVSGICMLPVTVVKTRYESGRFDYGSVYGALKNIYQTEGARGMFSGLTATLLRDAPFSGIYLMFYTQTKKLTPQDQLDPVLVPFLNFGCGIFAGILASLATQPADVIKTHMQLSPQKYRRTSQAIAFIYKDFGLVGFFRGGVPRALRRTLMAAMAWTVYEQMMEKMGLKS